One genomic region from Jiangella sp. DSM 45060 encodes:
- a CDS encoding cation-transporting P-type ATPase produces MSTVTEATPAEDRTEWYRLSAIDACRRLGVDRGAGLTTADVTARRAKHGPNRLAQAAKEPGWKAFLRQYRDLMQLVLVGAAAVSIVALQDVSTGLVVLALTVINAVMGLHQEGKAAESVAALSKMLIMTAHVRRDGQVSEVPAEDLVPGDVVSFEAGDKVPADGRILVAATLEIEEAGLTGESTPVLKTVDPVDGVDVALGDRVDMAYMNSQVTRGRGEMVVTATGMATEVGHISGMLSGVEQEKTPLTKQLDQLTVLITIMAAGALIAIVLLGLARGEDFDSLFLVGISLAIAAIPTGLPAVVTMLLSMGTQQLADKGAIVKRLRSVETLGSTSAICSDKTGTLTLNQMTARALVVAGRRFDVDGEGYSTQGRIMRVAGSGDGSLEPFLLPMALANDAVIRDGACIGDPTEGALVVLAEKGGLDVDETRRTIPRLAEVPFDAEYKLMATFHELHEDGRRVVRCLVKGAPDVLLARSSRYLAADGTSRPLAEGADGTAKVLAENDRLAGEGMRVLAVARRDLERIDFDETSDLLGVVADLEFLALVGIVDPPRKEARDAIAECRRAGIRVRMITGDHATTAAAIAGQLGIEGRALTGAEFAALSDEQLHREVDGIGVVARVAPEDKVRLVAVLKDQGNVVAMTGDGVNDAPALTRADIGVAMGITGTEVTKDAAEMILTDDNFATIVAAVEGGRGLYDNLMKYVRVQMIMLAGFILTFLGAGIFTIANGTPLLPLQILWINFAIDVLLAVGLGFDQPTPGLMDRRPRPPDEPVIRPALGVRLALDGLLIAIGALVVVAVGENQYDLAVATTMGLVATSLLHIVAALEWRDPLRTIFTRDTLANGRFVRLMLVAGALTFVVTAIGALQRIFDTVELTSAQWGICLLAPLGYLVLAEIEKLVVKR; encoded by the coding sequence ATGAGCACCGTCACCGAGGCCACGCCGGCCGAGGACCGCACCGAGTGGTACCGGCTGTCCGCGATCGACGCCTGCCGCCGCCTGGGCGTGGACCGCGGCGCCGGGCTGACGACGGCGGACGTCACCGCGCGGCGGGCGAAGCACGGCCCGAACCGGCTGGCCCAGGCGGCGAAGGAGCCGGGCTGGAAGGCGTTCCTGCGTCAGTACCGCGACCTCATGCAGCTGGTGCTGGTCGGCGCCGCGGCCGTGAGCATCGTCGCCCTGCAGGACGTCTCGACCGGGCTGGTGGTGCTGGCGCTCACGGTGATCAACGCGGTGATGGGGCTGCACCAGGAGGGCAAGGCCGCCGAGAGCGTCGCCGCGCTGAGCAAGATGCTGATCATGACGGCGCACGTGCGCCGCGACGGCCAGGTGAGCGAGGTGCCGGCCGAGGACCTGGTGCCGGGCGACGTCGTGAGCTTCGAGGCGGGCGACAAGGTGCCCGCCGACGGCCGCATCCTGGTGGCGGCGACGCTGGAGATCGAGGAGGCGGGGCTGACGGGGGAGAGCACCCCGGTGCTGAAGACGGTCGACCCCGTCGACGGCGTCGACGTGGCGCTGGGCGACCGCGTCGACATGGCGTACATGAACTCCCAGGTCACCCGCGGCCGCGGCGAGATGGTCGTCACCGCCACCGGCATGGCCACCGAGGTCGGGCACATCTCCGGCATGCTCAGCGGCGTCGAGCAGGAGAAGACGCCGCTCACCAAGCAGCTGGACCAGCTGACCGTCCTCATCACGATCATGGCGGCCGGCGCGCTGATCGCGATCGTCCTGCTCGGGCTGGCCCGCGGCGAGGACTTCGACTCGCTGTTCCTGGTCGGCATCAGCCTCGCCATCGCCGCGATCCCGACCGGGCTGCCGGCCGTCGTCACGATGCTGCTGTCGATGGGGACGCAGCAACTGGCGGACAAGGGCGCCATCGTGAAGCGGCTGCGGTCGGTCGAGACGCTCGGGTCGACGTCGGCGATCTGCTCGGACAAGACCGGCACGCTGACGCTGAACCAGATGACGGCGCGGGCGCTGGTCGTGGCGGGCCGCCGGTTCGACGTCGACGGCGAGGGGTACTCCACGCAGGGCCGGATCATGCGCGTCGCCGGGTCCGGCGACGGGTCGCTGGAGCCGTTCCTGCTGCCGATGGCACTGGCCAACGACGCGGTGATCCGCGACGGCGCGTGCATCGGCGACCCGACGGAGGGCGCGCTGGTGGTGCTGGCCGAGAAGGGCGGGCTGGACGTCGACGAGACCCGGCGCACGATCCCGCGGCTGGCCGAGGTGCCGTTCGACGCCGAGTACAAGCTGATGGCGACCTTCCACGAGCTGCACGAGGACGGCCGCCGGGTGGTCCGGTGCCTGGTGAAGGGCGCGCCGGACGTGCTGCTGGCGCGGTCGTCGCGGTACCTGGCCGCCGACGGGACGTCGCGGCCGCTGGCCGAGGGTGCGGACGGCACGGCCAAGGTGCTGGCCGAGAACGACCGGCTGGCCGGCGAGGGCATGCGCGTGCTGGCCGTGGCGCGGCGCGACCTGGAGCGGATCGACTTCGACGAGACGTCGGACCTGCTCGGCGTGGTGGCCGACCTGGAGTTCCTCGCGCTCGTCGGCATCGTCGACCCGCCGCGCAAGGAGGCCAGGGACGCGATCGCCGAGTGCCGCCGAGCCGGCATCCGCGTGCGCATGATCACCGGCGACCACGCGACGACGGCGGCGGCGATCGCCGGCCAGCTGGGCATCGAGGGCCGGGCGCTCACCGGCGCCGAGTTCGCCGCGCTCTCCGACGAGCAGCTGCATCGCGAGGTCGACGGCATCGGCGTCGTCGCCAGAGTCGCGCCGGAGGACAAGGTGCGGCTGGTCGCCGTGCTGAAGGACCAGGGCAACGTCGTCGCGATGACCGGCGACGGCGTCAACGACGCGCCGGCGCTCACCCGGGCCGACATCGGCGTCGCGATGGGCATCACCGGGACGGAGGTGACCAAGGACGCGGCGGAGATGATCCTCACCGACGACAACTTCGCGACGATCGTCGCCGCCGTCGAGGGCGGCCGCGGGCTCTACGACAACCTGATGAAGTACGTCCGCGTCCAGATGATCATGCTGGCCGGGTTCATCCTGACCTTCCTCGGCGCCGGCATCTTCACCATCGCGAACGGCACGCCGCTGCTGCCGCTGCAGATCCTGTGGATCAACTTCGCCATCGACGTGCTGCTGGCGGTCGGGCTCGGGTTCGACCAGCCGACGCCGGGGCTGATGGACCGCCGGCCGCGGCCACCGGACGAGCCGGTGATCCGCCCGGCGCTGGGCGTCCGGCTGGCGCTGGACGGCCTGCTGATCGCGATCGGCGCCCTCGTGGTCGTCGCGGTGGGGGAGAACCAGTACGACCTCGCGGTCGCGACGACCATGGGCCTGGTCGCGACGTCGCTGCTGCACATCGTGGCGGCGCTGGAGTGGCGCGACCCGCTGCGGACGATCTTCACCCGCGACACGCTCGCGAACGGCCGGTTCGTCCGGCTGATGCTCGTCGCCGGGGCGCTGACGTTCGTCGTCACCGCGATCGGGGCCCTGCAGCGGATCTTCGACACCGTCGAGCTGACCTCGGCGCAGTGGGGCATCTGCCTGCTGGCGCCGCTGGGCTACCTGGTGCTGGCGGAGATCGAGAAGCTCGTCGTGAAGAGGTGA
- a CDS encoding DNA glycosylase AlkZ-like family protein: protein MTVHELTRAEARRIAVRAQLLDAHRPDDLDDVVRGLTALVHDPTAAVAPAADLVVWSRLGAVHDPAELATALAEQRLVELRGVIRPLADVALYRAEMAAWDRPEPGEPAWRERQRGWVRDNDGFRLDLLERLRADGPLRSRDLPDTSVRPWRSSGWTNSRNVRQMLAFLVQRGEVALHGRENGDPLWDLAERVYPDDVVPAARALRLRDERRLRSLGLVRPAALESPGEPAGEPAVVDGVRGAWRVDPAQLDRPFAGRTALLSPFDRLVYDRRRMAELFEFDYQLEMFKPVARRRWGYFALPVLHGDQLVGKVDATADRRAGALRVDAVHEDVPFTPAMAAAVDHEIDDLARWLRLVLVRRDRA from the coding sequence GTGACGGTGCACGAGCTGACCCGGGCCGAGGCCCGGCGCATCGCCGTCCGCGCCCAGCTCCTCGACGCCCACCGGCCGGACGACCTGGACGATGTCGTGCGGGGACTGACGGCGCTCGTCCACGACCCGACGGCGGCCGTGGCGCCGGCCGCCGACCTCGTCGTGTGGAGCCGGCTGGGCGCGGTGCACGACCCGGCGGAACTGGCCACGGCGCTGGCGGAGCAGCGGCTGGTCGAGCTGCGCGGCGTCATCCGCCCGCTCGCGGACGTCGCCCTGTACCGCGCCGAGATGGCCGCCTGGGACCGGCCCGAGCCCGGCGAGCCGGCCTGGCGGGAGCGGCAGCGCGGCTGGGTCCGCGACAACGACGGGTTCCGCCTCGACCTCCTCGAGCGGCTGCGCGCCGACGGGCCGCTGCGCTCGCGCGACCTCCCGGACACCTCGGTGCGGCCGTGGCGGTCGTCCGGCTGGACGAACAGCCGCAACGTGCGGCAGATGCTGGCGTTCCTGGTGCAGCGCGGCGAGGTGGCCCTGCACGGCCGCGAGAACGGCGACCCGCTCTGGGACCTCGCCGAACGCGTCTACCCCGACGACGTCGTCCCGGCGGCGCGGGCGCTGCGGCTGCGCGACGAGCGGCGGCTGCGCTCCCTCGGGCTGGTCCGGCCGGCGGCGCTGGAGTCGCCGGGCGAACCGGCCGGCGAACCCGCCGTCGTCGACGGCGTCCGTGGCGCCTGGCGGGTCGATCCCGCCCAGCTCGACAGGCCGTTCGCCGGACGGACGGCGCTGCTGTCGCCGTTCGATCGCCTCGTCTACGACCGCAGGCGCATGGCCGAGCTGTTCGAGTTCGACTACCAGCTCGAGATGTTCAAGCCGGTCGCGCGGCGGCGGTGGGGCTACTTCGCCCTGCCCGTCCTGCACGGCGACCAGCTGGTCGGCAAGGTCGACGCGACGGCGGACCGCCGGGCCGGCGCCCTGCGGGTCGACGCCGTCCACGAGGACGTCCCCTTCACCCCCGCCATGGCCGCCGCCGTCGATCACGAGATCGACGACCTCGCGCGCTGGCTCCGGCTGGTCCTCGTCCGCCGGGACCGGGCCTAG
- a CDS encoding SOS response-associated peptidase: MCGRYVADASADDLAAEFDAIASGAVLELMASYNVAPTDRVPVVLERTDEPPERTRQLHAARWGLIPSWAKDPAGGPPMINARIETVAQKPAFRGPIARRRCVLPARGYYEWRRGPGRAKQPYFIHGDDGPLAMAGVFEWWRDPSVPDDHPDRWVLSASVLTTTPVPGLAHIHDRMPVLLTAEEIPDWLDRRNEEAAALLDLARSAAARAGAALTARPVGPEVGNVRNNHAGLLAEAVPAQPGLLDL; this comes from the coding sequence GTGTGCGGACGGTACGTAGCTGACGCGTCGGCCGACGATCTCGCGGCCGAGTTCGACGCCATCGCGTCGGGCGCGGTGCTCGAGCTGATGGCGTCGTACAACGTCGCGCCCACCGACCGCGTCCCCGTCGTGCTGGAACGCACCGACGAGCCGCCGGAGCGCACCCGGCAGCTGCACGCGGCGCGCTGGGGGCTGATCCCGTCGTGGGCCAAGGACCCCGCCGGCGGCCCGCCGATGATCAACGCGCGCATCGAGACCGTCGCGCAGAAGCCGGCCTTCCGCGGCCCCATCGCCAGGCGGAGATGCGTCCTCCCGGCCCGCGGCTACTACGAGTGGCGGCGGGGGCCCGGCCGCGCGAAGCAGCCCTACTTCATCCACGGCGACGACGGGCCGCTCGCGATGGCCGGCGTGTTCGAGTGGTGGCGCGACCCGTCCGTACCCGACGACCACCCGGACCGCTGGGTGCTGTCGGCCAGCGTCCTCACCACGACGCCGGTGCCGGGGCTGGCGCACATCCACGACCGCATGCCGGTGCTGTTGACGGCGGAGGAGATCCCTGACTGGCTGGACCGGCGCAACGAGGAGGCGGCCGCGCTGCTCGACCTCGCCCGCTCGGCGGCCGCCCGGGCCGGAGCGGCGTTGACGGCCCGGCCGGTCGGGCCCGAGGTCGGCAACGTCCGCAACAACCACGCCGGGCTGCTGGCCGAGGCGGTCCCCGCCCAGCCCGGCCTGCTCGACCTCTAG
- a CDS encoding antibiotic biosynthesis monooxygenase encodes MTAETVELTRFRVLPENVNALLAARPGMLADFRADRDGFIDAVLVRLPDDEWLDIVTWRSAEDFAASRAKGANLPGIAAFFGAIAELVSAEEGTTAP; translated from the coding sequence GTGACTGCCGAGACCGTGGAGCTGACCCGGTTCCGAGTGCTGCCCGAGAACGTCAATGCGCTGCTCGCGGCCCGGCCGGGAATGCTGGCCGACTTCCGCGCCGACCGCGACGGCTTCATCGACGCCGTGCTGGTGCGGCTGCCCGACGACGAGTGGCTCGACATCGTGACGTGGCGGTCGGCGGAGGACTTCGCCGCCTCGCGGGCGAAGGGCGCCAACCTGCCGGGGATCGCGGCGTTCTTCGGCGCCATCGCCGAACTGGTCTCGGCCGAGGAAGGCACCACCGCGCCCTGA
- a CDS encoding alpha-N-arabinofuranosidase, translating into MPHASLTVDPSFVVGPIDRRLFGSFVEHLGRAVYDGIYEPDHATADEDGFRKDVIELVRELGVSTVRYPGGNFVSGYRWEDGVGPRSARPRRLDLAWHSLETNEIGLDEFARWSAKAGTELMLAVNLGTRGVQEALDLLEYANVRSGSTLADLRVANGTPDPHGVVLWCLGNEMDGPWQLGHRSADDYGKLAAQTARAMRQLDPGVKLIACGSSNRQMPTFGAWERTVLEHTYDEIDYLSCHAYYHETPGDLPGFLASPVDMDRFIESVVATIDHVRALRPGRRRVDISFDEWNVWYVDRYHDEDKVTDPQVWPVAPRILEDSYTVADAVVVGGLLMSLLRHADRVTAASLAQLVNVIAPIMTEPGGPSWRQTTFFPFATTSRLARGVTLAVDVTSPVYSTAALGEVPVVDAVATHDAAAGSAAVFLVNRSVDSPATVSVDVRGLGASRVLEALTLWDDDVHARNTLDHPTRVGLRPTPSAVLDGGTLRLELPPVSWTAISLG; encoded by the coding sequence GTGCCGCACGCATCGCTGACCGTCGATCCGTCGTTCGTCGTCGGGCCCATCGACCGGCGCCTGTTCGGCTCGTTCGTCGAGCACCTGGGCCGCGCGGTGTACGACGGCATCTACGAGCCGGACCACGCGACGGCCGACGAGGACGGGTTCCGCAAGGACGTCATCGAGCTGGTCCGGGAGCTGGGGGTGTCGACCGTCCGCTATCCGGGCGGCAACTTCGTCTCCGGCTACCGCTGGGAGGACGGCGTCGGGCCGCGTTCTGCGCGTCCACGGCGGCTGGACCTGGCCTGGCACTCGCTGGAGACGAACGAGATCGGGCTGGATGAGTTCGCTCGCTGGTCGGCGAAGGCCGGCACCGAGCTGATGCTCGCCGTCAACCTCGGGACACGTGGTGTGCAGGAGGCGCTGGACCTGCTGGAGTACGCGAACGTCCGGTCCGGATCGACGCTCGCCGATCTGCGCGTCGCCAACGGCACGCCCGACCCCCATGGCGTCGTGCTCTGGTGCCTGGGCAACGAGATGGACGGGCCGTGGCAGCTGGGCCACCGCAGCGCCGACGACTACGGCAAGCTGGCCGCACAGACCGCCCGCGCGATGCGCCAGCTCGACCCCGGCGTGAAGTTGATCGCGTGCGGCAGCTCGAACCGGCAGATGCCGACGTTCGGGGCGTGGGAGCGGACGGTGCTGGAGCACACGTACGACGAGATCGACTACCTCTCCTGCCACGCCTACTACCACGAGACCCCCGGTGACCTGCCCGGCTTCCTCGCGTCGCCGGTCGACATGGACCGCTTCATCGAGTCCGTCGTCGCCACCATCGACCACGTCCGTGCGCTGCGCCCGGGCCGGCGCCGCGTCGACATCTCCTTCGACGAGTGGAACGTCTGGTACGTCGACCGCTACCACGACGAGGACAAGGTGACCGACCCGCAGGTGTGGCCGGTGGCGCCGCGGATCCTGGAGGACTCCTACACCGTCGCCGACGCCGTCGTGGTGGGCGGGCTGCTGATGTCGCTGCTGCGCCACGCCGACCGGGTGACGGCGGCCAGCCTGGCGCAGCTGGTCAACGTCATCGCGCCGATCATGACCGAGCCGGGCGGCCCGAGCTGGCGCCAGACCACGTTCTTCCCGTTCGCGACGACCTCGCGTCTGGCCCGCGGCGTCACGCTCGCTGTCGATGTGACGTCGCCCGTGTACTCGACGGCGGCTCTGGGGGAGGTGCCGGTGGTGGACGCGGTCGCGACGCACGACGCCGCCGCGGGGTCGGCGGCGGTGTTCCTCGTGAACCGCTCGGTCGACTCGCCCGCGACGGTGTCGGTCGACGTCCGCGGCCTCGGCGCGTCGAGGGTCCTCGAAGCCCTCACCCTCTGGGACGACGACGTCCACGCCCGCAACACCCTCGACCACCCGACGCGCGTCGGCCTGCGCCCGACGCCGTCGGCGGTGCTGGACGGCGGGACCCTGCGGCTGGAGCTCCCGCCGGTCTCGTGGACGGCGATCTCACTAGGCTGA
- a CDS encoding family 1 glycosylhydrolase, producing MTGSWHTDGALHFALGVEDTFVPQQRPGERPIDEYELTQHYEFWWSDLGLAADAGATLLRWGVPWYRVNPDTGAWDWSWLDRVMDRFAELGLRPVVDLLHYGTPLWLEGQFAHPDYPSHVAEYSFRVAERYADRVTDYTPVNEPMIHALFSGEYAYWPPYLSGPSGLRTMVRQVARGFVLAQRAMRDVLGERGVFVHVDAGMRYDGDDAALISRLRAQVHLVEDLVTGRAVDGFDDSELAWFAEHAVQPDVMGVNYYPRHSTEIVSAADPRGGGFRDPRPTRDDGVLGLEELLRSAWERYGVAVALTETCVTASVAERAAWLDASVEAVRRLRAGGVPVVAYTWWPVFDMYEWTYRHSTAPRESHRLTMGLWELSERDGVLHRVPTPLVDRFRTHAHDPRNTTKES from the coding sequence ATGACCGGCTCCTGGCACACGGACGGGGCGCTGCACTTCGCCCTGGGCGTCGAGGACACCTTCGTGCCGCAGCAGCGGCCGGGGGAGCGGCCCATCGACGAGTACGAACTGACCCAGCACTACGAGTTCTGGTGGTCCGACCTCGGGCTGGCCGCTGACGCGGGCGCGACGCTGCTGCGCTGGGGCGTGCCGTGGTACCGGGTCAACCCGGACACGGGCGCGTGGGACTGGTCGTGGCTGGACCGCGTCATGGACCGGTTCGCCGAACTGGGGCTGCGGCCGGTCGTCGACCTGCTGCACTACGGCACGCCGCTCTGGCTGGAGGGCCAGTTCGCCCACCCGGACTACCCGTCGCACGTGGCGGAGTACTCGTTCCGGGTGGCCGAGCGGTACGCGGACCGCGTCACCGACTACACGCCGGTGAACGAGCCGATGATCCACGCGCTGTTCTCGGGCGAGTACGCGTACTGGCCGCCGTACCTGTCCGGTCCGTCAGGCTTGCGGACGATGGTGCGCCAGGTGGCCCGCGGGTTCGTGCTGGCGCAGCGGGCGATGCGCGACGTGCTGGGGGAGCGCGGCGTGTTCGTGCACGTCGACGCCGGTATGCGCTACGACGGCGACGACGCGGCGCTGATCTCGCGGCTACGGGCGCAGGTGCACCTGGTCGAGGACCTGGTGACCGGCCGGGCGGTCGACGGCTTCGACGACTCGGAGCTCGCCTGGTTCGCCGAGCACGCCGTCCAACCCGACGTCATGGGCGTCAACTACTACCCGCGGCACTCCACCGAGATCGTGTCGGCGGCCGACCCGCGCGGCGGCGGCTTCCGCGACCCCCGCCCGACCCGCGACGACGGCGTTCTCGGCCTGGAGGAGCTGCTCCGCTCCGCCTGGGAGCGGTACGGCGTCGCCGTCGCGCTGACCGAGACCTGTGTGACGGCGAGCGTCGCCGAGCGGGCCGCCTGGCTGGACGCGTCCGTCGAGGCTGTGCGCCGGCTGCGCGCCGGCGGCGTCCCCGTCGTCGCCTACACCTGGTGGCCGGTGTTCGACATGTACGAGTGGACGTACCGGCACTCCACCGCCCCGCGCGAGTCGCACCGGCTGACGATGGGCCTCTGGGAGCTGTCCGAGCGCGACGGTGTCCTGCACCGCGTCCCCACCCCGCTCGTCGACCGGTTCCGTACGCACGCCCACGATCCCCGCAACACAACCAAGGAGAGCTGA
- a CDS encoding carbohydrate ABC transporter permease, giving the protein MLAVTAAVLLPLAIIVLTAFKPVSEVNAYPPTLLPQDWTLDNLRRIVDELPFARLVLNSFVFAGGVTAFALVFDSLAAYALARIDFTGRRTLLIAIIATLMIPFQATLVPVYQLVSDLGWVNTYAGLIAPRAADAFGIFFLRQFFLALPRDLDNAARIDGASELRIFRSVVLPNAVPALLTLAIFTFVNNWNDLLWPLIFTTEREMGTITSGLTLLTGPGGIVPYGVMMAGALVAILPLVIAFLLVQRRFIESIATTGIK; this is encoded by the coding sequence ATGCTCGCCGTCACCGCCGCCGTGCTGCTGCCGCTGGCCATCATCGTGCTGACGGCGTTCAAGCCGGTGTCCGAGGTGAACGCGTACCCACCCACCCTGCTGCCGCAGGACTGGACGCTGGACAACCTGCGCCGCATCGTCGACGAGCTGCCGTTCGCGCGGCTGGTGCTGAACAGCTTCGTGTTCGCCGGCGGCGTGACGGCGTTCGCGCTGGTCTTCGACTCGCTCGCGGCATACGCGCTGGCGCGGATCGACTTCACCGGGCGCCGGACGCTGCTGATCGCGATCATCGCCACCCTGATGATCCCGTTCCAGGCCACGCTGGTGCCGGTGTACCAGCTGGTCAGCGACCTCGGCTGGGTGAACACGTACGCCGGGCTGATCGCGCCGCGAGCCGCCGACGCGTTCGGCATCTTCTTCCTGCGGCAGTTCTTCCTGGCGCTGCCGCGCGACCTCGACAACGCCGCCCGCATCGACGGTGCGTCTGAGCTGCGGATCTTCCGCAGCGTCGTGCTACCGAACGCCGTCCCGGCGCTGCTGACGCTGGCGATCTTCACCTTCGTCAACAACTGGAACGACCTGCTGTGGCCGCTGATCTTCACGACCGAGCGCGAGATGGGCACGATCACGTCCGGGCTGACGCTGCTGACCGGGCCGGGCGGCATCGTCCCGTACGGCGTCATGATGGCCGGCGCGCTGGTGGCGATCCTGCCGCTGGTGATCGCGTTCCTGCTGGTGCAGCGGCGGTTCATCGAGAGCATCGCGACGACGGGGATCAAATGA
- a CDS encoding carbohydrate ABC transporter permease, whose protein sequence is MSITAPRRRYRPPAPLGGRRVAPGARRGGRRTATALAFLGPALLILAVFVGWPMVSALRTSFTDASGFGEAEWVGFDNYVQVFTDPDLLNAVTNTLWYTVLFTPTAVVAALVLALVLNSPALPFRGLFRTALFLPFVVSLAVAAYAWTYLIDPQVGLLNHWLSGLGLQLGNVLEDPQLAMPAVALVAVWKNFGFYLVIFLAGLQDIPGSLYEAAKVDGAGVWRRFTNVTLPLLSNTMAFVLVFAMIAALQAFDQIYVMTGGGPYGNTQTIVMEIYESGFRKLELGFASALSYVLLIATLLLSVVQFVFFGRREKDAQ, encoded by the coding sequence GTGTCGATCACCGCACCACGACGGCGCTACCGGCCGCCCGCGCCACTCGGCGGGCGGCGGGTGGCGCCCGGGGCCCGGCGCGGCGGCCGGCGCACCGCGACCGCGCTGGCCTTCCTCGGCCCGGCCCTGCTCATCCTCGCCGTCTTCGTCGGCTGGCCGATGGTGTCGGCGCTGCGCACGTCGTTCACCGACGCCAGCGGCTTCGGCGAGGCCGAGTGGGTCGGCTTCGACAACTACGTCCAGGTGTTCACCGACCCCGACCTGCTGAACGCCGTCACGAACACGCTCTGGTACACGGTGCTGTTCACGCCGACGGCGGTCGTCGCCGCGCTGGTCCTGGCGCTGGTGCTGAACAGCCCGGCGCTGCCGTTCCGCGGCTTGTTCCGCACCGCGCTGTTCCTCCCGTTCGTGGTGTCGCTGGCGGTCGCCGCGTACGCGTGGACCTACCTGATCGACCCGCAGGTCGGGCTGCTCAACCACTGGCTGAGCGGCCTGGGCCTGCAGCTGGGCAACGTCCTGGAGGACCCGCAGCTGGCCATGCCGGCGGTGGCACTGGTCGCGGTGTGGAAGAACTTCGGCTTCTACCTGGTGATCTTCCTCGCCGGGCTGCAGGACATCCCCGGCTCGCTGTACGAGGCGGCCAAGGTCGACGGCGCGGGCGTGTGGCGTCGCTTCACCAACGTGACGCTGCCGCTGCTGTCGAACACCATGGCGTTCGTGCTGGTGTTCGCGATGATCGCGGCGCTGCAGGCGTTCGACCAGATCTACGTCATGACCGGCGGCGGGCCGTACGGCAACACCCAGACCATCGTCATGGAGATCTACGAGTCCGGCTTCCGCAAGCTCGAGCTCGGCTTCGCGTCGGCGCTGTCGTACGTGCTGCTGATCGCGACGCTGCTGCTCAGCGTCGTCCAGTTCGTCTTCTTCGGCCGCCGAGAGAAGGACGCCCAGTGA
- a CDS encoding ABC transporter substrate-binding protein, translated as MTRNRLTRVLPLGLVLALAVGLTACGSDDDSSGDSAGGPIELTFWHGYTEADGDVLEQLVDDFNASQDEIVISTEINPWDVIDDTLLPALSAGNGPDIVAMPAERLPVYADRGAFVELDDFYDDPESNTAELNAGAVDMVTVEGTRYGVPTGFVPLAMFYNKGLFAAAGITEPPATWDDWVETAKALTVDQNGDGTPEQYGAAIPDHATVANGVWPSLFYGGGGDIVDGGTEVVIDSPENRATLEYWYQAIAVDKISPTGVDGIAGDGLFSSGKAAMYLGGPWMASISEENGIDYGIAPVPAGPEAQAASAIGVSMAITEQAGDDAVEAAERFFSFFLDQDNAVTWSLGSGWPPLRTDVPADAVAENPVVAALTEQAEFGRPLLPGVVNSVDVLAAVDELTQRAMAGEDVATLLSEAQAEIESAVG; from the coding sequence ATGACACGCAACCGCCTCACCCGTGTTCTTCCTTTGGGCCTCGTCCTCGCGCTCGCCGTCGGGCTGACGGCCTGTGGTAGCGACGACGACTCGAGCGGCGACTCCGCCGGCGGCCCCATCGAGCTCACCTTCTGGCACGGGTACACCGAGGCCGACGGCGACGTGCTCGAGCAGCTCGTGGACGACTTCAACGCTTCGCAGGACGAGATCGTGATCAGCACCGAGATCAACCCGTGGGACGTCATCGACGACACGCTGCTGCCGGCGCTGTCGGCCGGCAACGGCCCGGACATCGTGGCGATGCCGGCCGAGCGGCTGCCGGTGTACGCCGACCGCGGCGCGTTCGTCGAGCTGGACGACTTCTACGACGACCCCGAGAGCAACACCGCCGAGCTGAACGCCGGCGCCGTCGACATGGTCACCGTCGAAGGCACCCGCTACGGCGTGCCGACCGGGTTCGTCCCGCTGGCGATGTTCTACAACAAGGGGTTGTTCGCCGCCGCCGGCATCACCGAGCCGCCGGCCACCTGGGACGACTGGGTCGAGACCGCCAAGGCGCTCACCGTCGACCAGAACGGCGACGGCACGCCCGAGCAGTACGGCGCCGCGATCCCGGACCACGCGACGGTCGCCAACGGTGTCTGGCCCAGCCTCTTCTACGGTGGCGGCGGCGACATCGTCGACGGCGGCACCGAGGTCGTCATCGACTCGCCGGAGAACCGCGCGACGCTGGAGTACTGGTACCAGGCCATCGCGGTCGACAAGATCTCGCCGACGGGCGTCGACGGCATCGCCGGCGACGGCCTGTTCAGCAGCGGCAAGGCCGCGATGTACCTCGGCGGTCCGTGGATGGCGTCGATCTCGGAGGAGAACGGCATCGACTACGGCATCGCGCCGGTCCCGGCCGGGCCGGAGGCGCAGGCGGCGTCCGCCATCGGCGTCTCCATGGCCATCACCGAGCAGGCCGGCGACGACGCCGTCGAGGCGGCGGAGCGGTTCTTCAGCTTCTTCCTCGACCAGGACAACGCGGTGACGTGGTCGCTCGGCTCCGGCTGGCCGCCGCTGCGTACCGACGTCCCCGCCGACGCCGTCGCCGAGAACCCGGTGGTGGCCGCGCTCACCGAGCAGGCCGAGTTCGGCCGGCCGCTGCTGCCCGGCGTGGTCAACAGCGTCGACGTGCTCGCCGCCGTCGACGAGCTGACCCAGCGGGCGATGGCCGGCGAGGATGTCGCGACGCTGCTGTCCGAGGCGCAGGCCGAGATCGAATCGGCCGTCGGGTAG